Within the Pseudomonas chlororaphis subsp. aurantiaca genome, the region GATGATTGGAGTGTCATCACCTGGGAAGTCGTAAGTGCTCAGCAGATCGCGCACTTCCATCTCAACCAGCTCCAGCAGCTCAGCGTCGTCAACCATGTCAGCCTTGTTCAGGAAGACAACGATGTACGGAACGCCCACCTGACGGGACAGCAAGATGTGCTCACGAGTTTGTGGCATCGGACCATCGGCAGCCGAGCAAACCAGGATCGCGCCGTCCATCTGGGCAGCACCAGTGATCATGTTTTTGACGTAGTCGGCGTGACCTGGGCAGTCAACGTGCGCATAGTGACGAATGTTCGAGTCGTACTCTACGTGCGCGGTGTTGATGGTGATACCACGAGCCTTTTCTTCCGGGGCGCTGTCGATCTTGTCGAAATCAACGCGAGCCGAACCGAAAACCTCGGAGCAAACACGAGTCAGAGCAGCGGTCAGAGTAGTTTTACCGTGGTCAACGTGACCGATGGTGCCAACGTTGACGTGCGGTTTGTTACGTTCAAATTTTTCTTTAGCCACGACAGTGAACCTCTTGCCTAAAGGGCTGGATTAGCCTTGTTTTTTAACGAGTGCTTCGACGATATTCGACGGAGCTTCGGCGTACTTGGAGAACTCCATGGAGTAGCTCGCGCGACCCTGGGACATGGAACGAACGTCGGTCGCATAACCGAACATTTCACCCAGCGGCACTTCAGCACGGATAACCTTGCCAGAGACCGAGTCTTCCATACCCTGGATCAGACCACGACGACGGTTCAGGTCACCCATCACGTCACCCATGTAGTCCTCAGGGGTTACTACTTCAACCTTCATGATCGGCTCAAGAACTACGCCCTTGCCCTTCTCACGCAGCTGCTTGGTCGCCATGGAGGCCGCTACCTTAAACGCCATCTCGTTAGAGTCGACGTCGTGGTAGGAACCATCAAACACGGTAGCCTTCAGGCCGATCAGCGGATAGCCGGCGACAACGCCGTTCTTCATCTGCTCTTCGATACCCTTCTGGATTGCCGGGATGTATTCCTTCGGAACCACACCACCAACGACCTCGTTGGCAAACACCAGACCTTCAGTGATATTGCCTTTTTCGTCGACGTCTGCCGGAGCAAAACGGATCCAGCAATGACCGAACTGGCCACGACCGCCGGATTGACGAACGAACTTACCTTCAACTTCACAGCCGACGGTGATCTTCTCGCGGTAGGAAACCTGCGGTTTACCGATGTTGGCTTCTACGTTGAATTCACGACGCATACGGTCAACAAGGATATCCAGGTGCAGCTCACCCATACCCGAAATGATGGTCTGACCGGTTTCTTCGTCAGTCTTGACGCGGAACGACGGGTCTTCCTGAGCCAGCTTACCCAGAGCAATACCCATCTTCTCCTGGTCAGCCTTGGTTTTCGGCTCTACAGCAACCGAAATCACCGGCTCAGGGAAGTCCATACGCTCAAGGATGATCGGCTTGTCGATATCGCAAAGCGTGTCACCGGTAGTGACGTCTTTCATACCGATCAGAGCAGCGATGTCACCTGCACGCACTTCTTTGATCTCTTCGCGCTGGTTCGCGTGCATTTGCACCATACGACCAACACGCTCCTTCTTGCCCTTGACCGAGTTGATCACGGAGTCGCCGGAGCTCAGGAAACCCGAGTAAACGCGAACGAAGGTCAGAGTACCCACGAACGGGTCGGTGGCAATCTTGAACGCCAGAGCCGAGAACGGCTCGTTGTCGTCAGCGTGACGCTCGTCAACAATTTCGTTGTCGTCGGTACTGTCCGGATGAACGCCCTTGATCGCAGGGATCTCGGTCGGAGCCGGCAGGAAGTCGATGACAGCATCGAGAACCAGCGGAACGCCCTTGTTCTTGAACGAGGAACCGCAGACAGCCGGAACGATCTCGCTGGCCAGGGTGCGCGCACGCAGGCCTGCCTTGATCTCTTCGACGGTCAGCTCACCTTCTTCAAGGTACTTGTTCATCAGCTCTTCGTTGGCTTCAGCAGCAGCTTCAACCATGTTGGAGCGCCACTCGTTAGCCAGGTCCAGCATATCGGCAGGAATTTCTTCCTCGCGATAGGTAGTACCCTTGTCGTCGTCGTTCCAGTAGATAGCCTTCATCTTGATCAGATCGATCTGACCTTCGAAGTTATCTTCCGCACCGATCGCCAGTTGAACTGGAACCGGGGTGTGACCCAGACGGTTTTTGATCTGGGAAACAACGCGCAGGAAGTTGGCACCAGCACGGTCCATCTTGTTCACGTAAACAACACGTGGAACGCCGTATTTGTTGGCTTGACGCCATACGGTTTCGGACTGAGGCTCAACACCGGAAGTACCGCAGAACACCACGACCGCGCCGTCGAGTACGCGCAGCGAACGCTCTACTTCAATGGTGAAGTCTACGTGGCCCGGGGTATCGATAACGTTTACACGATAGTTATCGTATTGGCCGCGCGAACCTTTCCAGAAGGTAGTTACAGCAGCAGAGGTAATGGTGATACCACGTTCCTGCTCCTGCACCATCCAGTCGGTGGTAGCAGCGCCGTCATGCACCTCACCCATCTTGTGGCTGAGACCTGTGTAGAACAGGATCCGCTCGGTAGTGGTAGTCTTGCCCGCGTCAACGTGGGCACAGATACCGATGTTACGGTAGCGGTTGATTGCTGTAGTACGAGCCATAAAGCCCTCGCAAAATGAATGATGCCGATATTAGAAGCGGTAGTGCGAGAAAGCCTTGTTGGCTTCAGCCATACGGTGTACGTCTTCACGCTTCTTAACTGCAGCACCTTTGCCTTCGGCAGCGTCCAGCAGTTCGCCAGCCAAGCGCAGAGCCATAGACTTCTCGCCGCGCTTACGGGCGAAGTCTACCAACCAGCGCATTGCCAGAGCGTTACGACGGGACGGACGAACTTCGACCGGAACCTGGTAAGTAGCACCGCCAACACGGCGCGACTTCACTTCGACCAGCGGAGCGATGGCGTCGAGAGCTTTCTCGAAGATTTCCAGGGGATCGCTGTTCTTGCGTTCTTTAACTTTTTCCAGCGCGCCATAAACGATACGCTCGGCAACGGCTTTCTTGCCGCTTTCCATTACGTGGTTCATGAACTTGGCGAGGATCTGGCTTCCGTATTTCGGATCGTCCAGAATCTCACGTTTGGCTGCTACGCGACGTCTTGGCATGATAAGCCCTCAAACGGTCTTCAGGTTAGCTCGGGACAGTTGATCCAAAGGACTCGTGCCCGACCTTACTCTTATCGACTCAATAAAATAATTAACTGCAAAACGGCCGATTACTTCGGACGCTTGGTACCGTACTTCGAACGACCTTGGTTACGACCTTTAACGCCGGAGGTATCCAGGGAGCCGCGAACGGTGTGATAACGAACACCTGGCAAGTCTTTTACACGACCGCCGCGGATCAGTACCACGCTGTGCTCTTGCAGGTTGTGGCCTTCACCACCGATGTACGAGGAAACCTCGAAACCGTTGGTCAGACGCACACGGCATACTTTACGCAGTGCCGAGTTAGGTTTTTTCGGCGTAGTGGTATACACGCGAGTGCACACGCCACGACGTTGCGGGCAGTTCTGCAGCGCAGGCACGTCGGATTTCTCGACGATACGCTTACGCGGCTGACGTACCAGCTGGTTGATAGTTGCCATCTACTAGCTCCACTGTTGTCTTTCGACATAAACAAAATGGCAGGGCGCAAGCCCCACCAAATTTAGGGGTACAAGAGTCTAAAGAGGATCTTGCCCCCAGTCAAGGCAAGGCCCCGGCCTCCCCGATCAGCGAACCCCGACAAAATCGTCTTGATTCGTGAGCGGAAAAGCCAGGGCCCTATCTCAATCTACTGCAGACCTCAGTTACCGCTGGAGTTCAGCGCTTCGGTCAGTGCAGCTTCAACTTCACTTGCGCTTACGCGCAGAGGCTTGTCGGCATCACGACGACGCTTACGCTCGCTGTGATACGCCAGGCCGGTACCAGCCGGGATCAGGCGACCCACGACCACGTTTTCTTTCAGGCCGCGCAGGTAATCGCGCTTGCCGGTTACCGCCGCCTCGGTCAGTACGCGAGTGGTCTCTTGGAAAGAGGCCGCCGAGATGAACGATTCGGTCGACAGCGACGCCTTGGTGATACCCAGCAGAACGCGGGTGAACTTGGCGACAAACTTGTCTTCGGTGTTCAGACGCTCGTTCTCTACCAGTACGTGAGTCAGTTCCATCTGGTCGCCCTTGATGAAGCTGGAATCGCCGGATTCAGCGATCTCAACCTTACGCAGCATCTGACGCAGGATGGTCTCGATGTGCTTGTCGTTGATCTTCACGCCTTGCAGACGGTAAACGTCCTGGATCTCGTTCACGATGTACTTGGCCAGCGCACTCACACCCAGCAGACGCAGGATGTCATGTGGATCGCTTGGACCGTCGGAGATAACTTCGCCGCGGTTTACCTGTTCGCCTTCGAAGACGTTCAGGTGGCGCCACTTCGGAATCAGCTCTTCGTACGGATCGCTACCGTCGTTCGGGGTAATGACCAGACGGCGCTTGCCTTTGGTCTCTTTACCGAACGCGATGGTGCCGCTGACTTCAGCCAGGATCGAGGCCTCTTTCGGACGACGAGCTTCAAACAGGTCGGCAACACGCGGCAGACCACCGGTGATGTCACGAGTCTTCGAAGTTTCTTGCGGAATACGAGCGATAACGTCACCGATCGCGATCCGCGCACCGTCCGCAACACCGACCAGGGCGTTGGCTGGCAGGAAGTACTGAGCCGGTACGTCGGTACCTGGCAACAGCAGATCCTTACCATCGTCACCCACCATCTTCACTGCAGGACGGATGTCCTTACCTGCAGCCGGACGGTCTTTGGCATCGAGCACTTCAATGTTGGTCATACCGGTCAATTCGTCAGTCTGACGCTTGATCGTGATGCCTTCTTCCATGCCCACATAGGTCACGGTACCTTTCATTTCGGTAACGATTGGGTGGGTGTGCGGATCCCACTTGGCCACGATAGAGCCAGCGTCGACCTTGTCACCCTCTTTAACCGAAATCACAGCACCGTACGGCAGCTTGTAACGCTCGCGCTCACGACCGAAATCGTCAGCAATCGCCAGCTCACCGGAACGGGACACAGCAACCAGATGACCATCCACTCGCTCAACGTGCTTCAGGTTGTGCAGACGGACGGTACCGCCATTCTTCACCTGAACGCTGTCGGCCGCGGAGGTCCGACTTGCCGCACCACCGATGTGGAACGTACGCATCGTCAGCTGGGTACCCGGCTCACCGATGGACTGAGCAGCGATAACGCCGACAGCTTCACCGATGTTCACCTGGTGACCACGAGCCAGGTCGCGACCGTAGCACTTGGCGCAAATACCGTAGCGGGTTTCGCAACTGATCGGCGAACGCACGATCACTTCGTCGATGCTGTTCAGCTCGATGAACTCAACCCACTTCTCGTCGACCAGAGTGCCGGCAGGAACGATGACGTCCTCGGTACCTGGCTTGAATACGTCACGAGCAATAACACGACCCAACACGCGCTCACCCAACGGCTCTACAACGTCGCCGCCTTCAATGTGCGGAGTCATTACCAGGCCGTGTTCGGTGCCACAGTCGATCTCGGTTACAACCAGATCCTGCGCCACGTCTACCAGACGACGAGTCAGGTAACCGGAGTTCGCAGTTTTCAACGCGGTATCCGCCAGACCTTTACGAGCACCGTGAGTCGAGATGAAGTACTGGAGTACGCTCAGACCTTCACGGAAGTTCGCAGTAATCGGCGTTTCGATGATGGAACCGTCCGGCTTGGCCATCAGGCCACGCATACCGGCCAGCTGACGAATCTGTGCTGCGGAACCCCGCGCACCCGAGTCGGCCATCATGTACATCGAGTTGAAGGATTCTTGCTCGACTTCGTCGCCGTGACGGTCGATGACCTTCTCTTTCGAGAGGTTGGCCATCATCGCCTTGGAGACTTCGTCGTTCGCTTTCGACCAAAGGTCGATCACTTTGTTGTACTTCTCGCCCTGGGTTACCAGGCCGGAGGCGTACTGGCTCTCGATCTCTTTCACTTCGTCGGTGGCAGCACCGATGATGCGGGCTTTTTCATCCGGGATAACGAAGTCGTTAACACCGATGGAAACGCCGGAAATGGTCGAGTAGGCAAAACCGGTGTACATCAACTGGTCAGCGAAGATCACGGTCTCTTTCAGACCAACCACGCGGTAGCACTGGTTGATCAGCTTGGAGATCGCCTTCTTCTTCATCGGCAGGTTGACGACGTCGTACGACAAACCTTTTGGCACAACCTGGAACAACAGCGCACGGCCGACAGTGGTGTCGACGATACGAGTGTTGGTCACGCTGCCGCCATCACGATCGTTGACGGTTTCGGTGATCCGCACCTTGACCTTGGCATGCAGTGCGGCTTCGCCGGCACGGAACACACGGTCAACTTCCTGCAGATCCGCGAACACGCGACCTTCGCCCTTGGCGTTGATCGCTTCACGCGTCATGTAGTACAGACCCAATACAACGTCCTGCGACGGAACGATGATTGGCTCACCGTTGGCTGGCGACAGGATGTTGTTGGTCGACATCATCAACGCACGCGCTTCCAGCTGGGCTTCCAGTGTCAGCGGTACGTGCACGGCCATTTGGTCGCCGTCGAAGTCGGCGTTGTACGCGGCACAGACCAGAGGGTGCAGCTGGATAGCCTTACCTTCGATCAGTACTGGTTCAAACGCCTGGATACCCAGACGGTGAAGGGTCGGTGCACGGTTGAGGAGCACTGGGTGTTCACGAATCACTTCGGCGAGAACGTCCCAAACCTCTGGCAGCTCGCGCTCGACCATCTTCTTCGCGGCCTTGATGGTGGTGGCCAGGCCACGCATTTCCAACTTGCCGAAAATGAACGGCTTGAACAGCTCAAGAGCCATTTTCTTAGGCAGACCGCACTGGTGCAGACGCAGGGTCGGGCCTACGGTAATTACCGAACGGCCGGAGTAGTCAACACGCTTACCGAGCAAGTTCTGACGGAAACGACCCTGTTTACCCTTGATCATGTCGGCCAGGGATTTCAGAGGACGCTTGTTGGAACCGGTGATAGCGCGACCACGACGACCGTTGTCGAGCAGTGCGTCGACGGCTTCCTGCAACATACGCTTTTCGTTGCGCACGATGATGTCCGGAGCGGACAGATCCAGCAGGCGCTTCAAGCGGTTGTTACGGTTGATCACTCGACGATACAGATCGTTGAGGTCGGAAGTCGCGAAACGACCGCCGTCCAGCGGGACCAGTGGACGCAGATCTGGCGGCAGAACCGGCAGAACGGTCAGCACCATCCACTCTGGCAGGTTGCCGGAACCCTGGAAGGCTTCCATCAATTTCAGACGCTTGGACAGCTTCTTGATCTTGGTTTCCGAGTTGGTTTGCGGAATCTCTTCGCGCAGACGGCCAATCTCGTGTTCCAGGTCGATAGCGTGCAACAGCTCGCGGACAGCCTCGGCACCCATGCGGGCGTCGAAGTCGTCACCGAACTCTTCCAGCGCTTCGAAGTACTGCTCGTCGTTGAGCAGCTGACCTTTTTCCAGAGTGGTCATGCCCGGGTCGATAACGACATAGCTCTCGAAGTAGAGAACGCGCTCGATATCACGCAGGGTCATGTCCATCAGCAGGCCGATACGGGACGGCAGCGATTTCAGGAACCAGATGTGGGCAACTGGCGAAGCCAGTTCGATGTGCGCCATGCGCTCACGACGAACCTTGGCCAGTGCAACTTCAACGCCGCACTTCTCGCAGATCACGCCACGATGCTTCAAGCGCTTGTACTTACCGCACAGGCACTCGTAATCCTTTACCGGGCCAAAGATCTTGGCGCAGAACAGGCCGTCACGCTCAGGCTTGAACGTACGGTAGTTGATGGTTTCCGGCTTTTTAACTTCACCGAACGACCACGAACGGATCATCTCAGGCGAGGCCAATCCGATACGGATGGCGTCGAACTCTTCGACTTGACCCTGGTTTTTCAGCAAATTCAGTAGGTCTTTCAAGGCCTTTCCTCCTGGCGGAGCAGAGAGCGGGCAATCCTGCCCCGCTCTCGATTCGCGTCACGTGTTATTCGGTTTCCAGATCGATATCGATGCCGAGGGAACGAATTTCCTTGATCAACACGTTGAAGGACTCGGGCATGCCCGGCTCCATACGGTGATCGCCGTCCACGATGTTTTTGTACATCTTGGTCCGGCCGTTCACATCGTCCGACTTCACTGTGAGCATTTCTTGCAGAGTGTATGCAGCACCGTATGCTTCCAGTGCCCAGACCTCCATCTCCCCGAAACGCTGACCACCGAACTGCGCCTTACCACCCAGCGGCTGCTGGGTAACCAGGCTGTACGAACCGGTAGAACGAGCGTGCATCTTGTCGTCTACCAAGTGGTTCAGCTTCAGCATGTACATGTAGCCAACAGTAACCGGGCGCTCGAACTTGTTGCCGGTACGGCCGTCGGTCAGCTGCATCTGGCCGCTTTCTGGCAGGTCCGCCAGTTTCAGCATGGCCTTGATTTCGCTTTCCTTGGCACCGTCGAACACCGGAGTGGCCATCGGCACGCCGCCACGCAGGTTTTTCGCCAGATCCAGGATTTCCTGATCGGAGAAGCTATCCAGATCTTCGTTACGACCACCGATCTGGTTGTAGATCTCGTCCAGGAATTTACGCAGTTCCGCGACCTTGCGCTGCTCTTCGACCATGCGGTTGATCTTCTCGCCCAGCCCCTTGGCCGCGAGGCCCAGGTGGGTTTCGAGA harbors:
- the fusA gene encoding elongation factor G, which translates into the protein MARTTAINRYRNIGICAHVDAGKTTTTERILFYTGLSHKMGEVHDGAATTDWMVQEQERGITITSAAVTTFWKGSRGQYDNYRVNVIDTPGHVDFTIEVERSLRVLDGAVVVFCGTSGVEPQSETVWRQANKYGVPRVVYVNKMDRAGANFLRVVSQIKNRLGHTPVPVQLAIGAEDNFEGQIDLIKMKAIYWNDDDKGTTYREEEIPADMLDLANEWRSNMVEAAAEANEELMNKYLEEGELTVEEIKAGLRARTLASEIVPAVCGSSFKNKGVPLVLDAVIDFLPAPTEIPAIKGVHPDSTDDNEIVDERHADDNEPFSALAFKIATDPFVGTLTFVRVYSGFLSSGDSVINSVKGKKERVGRMVQMHANQREEIKEVRAGDIAALIGMKDVTTGDTLCDIDKPIILERMDFPEPVISVAVEPKTKADQEKMGIALGKLAQEDPSFRVKTDEETGQTIISGMGELHLDILVDRMRREFNVEANIGKPQVSYREKITVGCEVEGKFVRQSGGRGQFGHCWIRFAPADVDEKGNITEGLVFANEVVGGVVPKEYIPAIQKGIEEQMKNGVVAGYPLIGLKATVFDGSYHDVDSNEMAFKVAASMATKQLREKGKGVVLEPIMKVEVVTPEDYMGDVMGDLNRRRGLIQGMEDSVSGKVIRAEVPLGEMFGYATDVRSMSQGRASYSMEFSKYAEAPSNIVEALVKKQG
- the rpsG gene encoding 30S ribosomal protein S7, translated to MPRRRVAAKREILDDPKYGSQILAKFMNHVMESGKKAVAERIVYGALEKVKERKNSDPLEIFEKALDAIAPLVEVKSRRVGGATYQVPVEVRPSRRNALAMRWLVDFARKRGEKSMALRLAGELLDAAEGKGAAVKKREDVHRMAEANKAFSHYRF
- the rpsL gene encoding 30S ribosomal protein S12, producing the protein MATINQLVRQPRKRIVEKSDVPALQNCPQRRGVCTRVYTTTPKKPNSALRKVCRVRLTNGFEVSSYIGGEGHNLQEHSVVLIRGGRVKDLPGVRYHTVRGSLDTSGVKGRNQGRSKYGTKRPK
- the rpoC gene encoding DNA-directed RNA polymerase subunit beta' encodes the protein MKDLLNLLKNQGQVEEFDAIRIGLASPEMIRSWSFGEVKKPETINYRTFKPERDGLFCAKIFGPVKDYECLCGKYKRLKHRGVICEKCGVEVALAKVRRERMAHIELASPVAHIWFLKSLPSRIGLLMDMTLRDIERVLYFESYVVIDPGMTTLEKGQLLNDEQYFEALEEFGDDFDARMGAEAVRELLHAIDLEHEIGRLREEIPQTNSETKIKKLSKRLKLMEAFQGSGNLPEWMVLTVLPVLPPDLRPLVPLDGGRFATSDLNDLYRRVINRNNRLKRLLDLSAPDIIVRNEKRMLQEAVDALLDNGRRGRAITGSNKRPLKSLADMIKGKQGRFRQNLLGKRVDYSGRSVITVGPTLRLHQCGLPKKMALELFKPFIFGKLEMRGLATTIKAAKKMVERELPEVWDVLAEVIREHPVLLNRAPTLHRLGIQAFEPVLIEGKAIQLHPLVCAAYNADFDGDQMAVHVPLTLEAQLEARALMMSTNNILSPANGEPIIVPSQDVVLGLYYMTREAINAKGEGRVFADLQEVDRVFRAGEAALHAKVKVRITETVNDRDGGSVTNTRIVDTTVGRALLFQVVPKGLSYDVVNLPMKKKAISKLINQCYRVVGLKETVIFADQLMYTGFAYSTISGVSIGVNDFVIPDEKARIIGAATDEVKEIESQYASGLVTQGEKYNKVIDLWSKANDEVSKAMMANLSKEKVIDRHGDEVEQESFNSMYMMADSGARGSAAQIRQLAGMRGLMAKPDGSIIETPITANFREGLSVLQYFISTHGARKGLADTALKTANSGYLTRRLVDVAQDLVVTEIDCGTEHGLVMTPHIEGGDVVEPLGERVLGRVIARDVFKPGTEDVIVPAGTLVDEKWVEFIELNSIDEVIVRSPISCETRYGICAKCYGRDLARGHQVNIGEAVGVIAAQSIGEPGTQLTMRTFHIGGAASRTSAADSVQVKNGGTVRLHNLKHVERVDGHLVAVSRSGELAIADDFGRERERYKLPYGAVISVKEGDKVDAGSIVAKWDPHTHPIVTEMKGTVTYVGMEEGITIKRQTDELTGMTNIEVLDAKDRPAAGKDIRPAVKMVGDDGKDLLLPGTDVPAQYFLPANALVGVADGARIAIGDVIARIPQETSKTRDITGGLPRVADLFEARRPKEASILAEVSGTIAFGKETKGKRRLVITPNDGSDPYEELIPKWRHLNVFEGEQVNRGEVISDGPSDPHDILRLLGVSALAKYIVNEIQDVYRLQGVKINDKHIETILRQMLRKVEIAESGDSSFIKGDQMELTHVLVENERLNTEDKFVAKFTRVLLGITKASLSTESFISAASFQETTRVLTEAAVTGKRDYLRGLKENVVVGRLIPAGTGLAYHSERKRRRDADKPLRVSASEVEAALTEALNSSGN